The following are from one region of the uncultured Hyphomonas sp. genome:
- a CDS encoding TonB-dependent receptor has protein sequence MSIDWSAPHCRDKQRTLVRSLMFGASGFALVATASPAFADEEVTVSVSEEVTSPEASAEEQARLRRLGIVTVTARRKEESLKDAPVAITALSGESLDDYAVTDFVDLSTQVPTMIAGRAASGSSASIFLRGVGSTALSAGFDQSVSFNIDGLPMSRGREISMPQYDIQRVEVLKGPQALFYGKNTTGGLISVVSNDPTDTFEASGKVGYGFEAQERYGEGMVSGPLTDTLKGRFAFRVADSDGAFKNSAAETYFDPLGMERHRVEKHRGFGKTSSGRLTLAFEPTDTFNLKLKFGASEQKDGGPTDVLERLCGAGRTVPMSANGVPPSPNADCRINGVSDSSSLPRQVAEANYRYAGNGDMYADFSSAYSVLTGKLNLPGMDVESITSYYRFVQKDLNNVSGEGYPASFSQKADFNQFAEELRFTTTSDGPFNSTFGLFISRSEFEFNTDAYIFIVPLDPTTGTYTTFKRNNGFDSQTSSLFYEGSYAFTDQWELSAGARWSREVRDSYQDSLPASSFFAAFFPGGIHFDDKFRDENVSPQVTLRYRPSSNVSYYAAYKEGFKAGGYNISQAITPVATADAGKYGSETAKGFEAGVRSVLFGDTLSLNATVFHYLYEDLQVQVFDPASVSLIADNAGELTTQGIEIDFNWVPDAVEGLSVRGAFAYNDVEYDKFIGQCFSGQTIAQGCDQNLVGGAYQSQVYSGRTPPKAPETAGRLGATYEFPVGQYNASLSGDVSYMGEYNFTDTLRPDAVQDAYTKLDLSARVSSPDDRWTLSLIGRNLTEEFVVTSANDIPFTGGTGTGTNTGVVSDMSAFVENPREVYLELAFRF, from the coding sequence ATGTCTATCGATTGGTCTGCCCCGCATTGCCGGGATAAGCAGCGGACGCTTGTTCGCTCACTGATGTTCGGTGCGTCCGGTTTCGCCTTGGTCGCCACGGCCAGCCCTGCATTCGCTGACGAAGAAGTTACAGTCAGTGTCAGTGAAGAAGTGACTTCCCCGGAGGCTTCGGCTGAGGAGCAGGCGCGTCTTCGCCGTCTTGGCATTGTCACCGTCACCGCTCGCCGCAAGGAAGAAAGTCTGAAGGACGCACCGGTCGCCATTACGGCTTTGTCGGGCGAGTCGCTTGATGACTATGCGGTCACTGATTTCGTCGACCTCTCGACTCAAGTCCCAACCATGATTGCAGGACGCGCGGCCTCCGGGTCGTCGGCCAGTATTTTCCTTCGCGGGGTCGGATCGACCGCGCTCAGTGCCGGATTTGATCAGTCCGTGTCTTTCAATATCGATGGTCTGCCGATGAGCCGTGGCCGCGAAATCTCAATGCCACAATATGACATTCAGCGGGTCGAGGTGCTGAAAGGCCCTCAGGCCCTGTTCTATGGTAAGAACACGACGGGTGGTCTCATCTCGGTTGTTTCCAATGATCCGACCGATACGTTCGAAGCATCCGGTAAGGTCGGATACGGCTTCGAAGCCCAGGAACGCTACGGTGAGGGCATGGTCTCCGGTCCGCTCACAGATACGCTTAAGGGACGATTCGCCTTCCGTGTTGCCGATTCTGACGGTGCGTTTAAAAACAGCGCGGCAGAAACCTATTTCGACCCGCTTGGCATGGAGCGTCACCGCGTTGAAAAACACCGGGGCTTTGGCAAGACATCCAGTGGGCGGCTGACCCTCGCTTTCGAGCCGACAGACACGTTCAATCTGAAGCTCAAGTTTGGTGCGAGCGAACAGAAGGATGGCGGACCGACCGACGTCCTTGAGCGCCTTTGCGGGGCAGGCCGGACCGTGCCGATGAGCGCGAATGGCGTGCCGCCAAGCCCAAATGCAGATTGCCGGATCAATGGCGTTTCGGATTCTTCCAGCCTTCCGCGTCAAGTGGCGGAGGCCAACTACCGTTATGCCGGCAATGGTGACATGTATGCCGACTTCAGTTCGGCCTATTCGGTCCTGACCGGCAAGCTGAACCTTCCGGGCATGGATGTGGAATCCATTACATCCTACTACCGCTTCGTTCAGAAAGATCTGAACAATGTCTCCGGTGAAGGCTATCCTGCGAGCTTCTCGCAGAAAGCTGACTTCAATCAGTTTGCTGAGGAATTGCGGTTCACAACCACAAGTGATGGTCCCTTCAATTCCACCTTTGGTCTGTTCATTTCCAGGTCGGAATTCGAGTTCAATACTGACGCCTATATTTTTATTGTTCCACTCGATCCGACGACAGGTACCTATACAACGTTCAAACGCAACAACGGGTTCGACAGTCAGACGTCCTCGCTCTTCTATGAGGGCAGTTATGCCTTTACCGATCAGTGGGAACTGTCGGCTGGTGCCCGCTGGAGCCGTGAAGTGCGGGATTCCTACCAGGACTCGCTGCCGGCATCTTCTTTCTTCGCTGCATTCTTCCCAGGCGGCATACATTTTGATGACAAATTCAGGGATGAGAATGTCTCGCCGCAGGTAACTCTGCGCTACCGGCCGTCGTCCAATGTATCGTACTATGCGGCGTATAAGGAAGGGTTCAAGGCGGGCGGGTATAACATCTCCCAGGCCATTACACCTGTCGCAACGGCAGACGCCGGGAAGTACGGCTCGGAAACTGCGAAAGGCTTTGAGGCCGGTGTCCGGTCCGTTTTGTTCGGTGATACGCTCAGCCTGAATGCCACAGTGTTCCACTATCTCTATGAAGACCTGCAGGTACAGGTATTCGACCCGGCCTCCGTCAGCCTTATTGCAGACAATGCCGGTGAGCTGACGACGCAAGGAATCGAGATTGATTTCAACTGGGTGCCGGATGCGGTCGAGGGGCTGAGTGTTCGCGGAGCGTTCGCTTACAATGATGTCGAATATGACAAGTTCATTGGGCAGTGTTTTAGCGGACAAACCATAGCACAAGGGTGTGATCAGAACCTGGTTGGCGGCGCTTATCAGAGCCAGGTTTATTCTGGACGGACTCCGCCCAAGGCGCCGGAAACCGCCGGCCGGCTGGGTGCGACATATGAATTCCCGGTTGGCCAGTACAACGCGTCTCTGTCTGGCGATGTGAGCTATATGGGGGAGTATAATTTCACTGATACGCTCCGCCCGGATGCAGTTCAGGATGCGTATACGAAGCTGGATCTCTCCGCGCGTGTAAGCTCACCGGACGACCGTTGGACACTGTCTCTGATTGGACGGAACCTGACCGAGGAGTTTGTGGTCACCAGCGCCAATGACATTCCTTTCACGGGCGGGACCGGGACTGGGACGAATACCGGTGTTGTCTCCGACATGTCTGCCTTTGTCGAGAACCCGCGTGAGGTCTATCTCGAGCTCGCATTCCGGTTCTGA
- a CDS encoding RNA polymerase sigma factor, which produces MSHLFRQHYGELVGRLRKIYGAGPPEPEDVAQAAFSKLAGLTDLKRIRSPRAFLFRTAINLGLNSHDKLRRGRNFVKSQMDGDFPSDVEEISPETVLMGKQDLERVARAMRQLSPKQKEILLRSRFRGQTYAEIRKDTGWSEADISRQLSHVMALLQAGLDG; this is translated from the coding sequence TTGAGTCATCTTTTCCGCCAACACTATGGCGAGCTGGTTGGCCGGCTCAGGAAAATATATGGTGCAGGCCCGCCCGAGCCTGAAGATGTGGCGCAGGCAGCGTTTTCCAAGCTCGCCGGACTGACTGATCTCAAGCGGATCCGGTCTCCGCGGGCTTTCCTGTTCCGGACAGCCATCAATCTGGGGCTGAATTCACACGACAAGCTCCGGCGTGGGCGAAACTTCGTCAAAAGCCAGATGGACGGGGATTTTCCTTCGGATGTGGAAGAAATCTCGCCCGAAACTGTCTTAATGGGAAAACAGGACCTTGAGCGGGTCGCGCGGGCAATGCGGCAGCTCTCGCCAAAGCAGAAAGAGATCCTGTTGCGAAGCAGGTTCAGGGGGCAGACCTATGCGGAGATCAGGAAGGACACCGGCTGGAGTGAAGCAGATATTTCCCGCCAGCTCAGCCATGTCATGGCGCTGCTTCAGGCCGGGCTGGACGGGTAA
- a CDS encoding TonB-dependent receptor, with protein sequence MKTSISLRKALVLTASGVALCFSNAALAQTAAGQDDTSVQETVIITGTRGAPRTAFDSLAPVDVISEKAIDLTASDEVMDTLSQLVPSFNVKRLPMADGQVFVRPASLRSLSADHTLVLINGKRMHRSALLGSNGAQAPDLAQIPSYAIKQIEVLRDGASAQYGSDAIAGVINIILDDEPGTNAFAQAGQYYEGDGEQYRIGGQQGFQFDNGFLNLSGEYTDAQPTSRSRQRADAIALQEAFPNLNVPNPVQHWGQPERQAYRFALNGAYDFANNEAYVFSTYGFGTGVTDFNWRNPLSTSAFGDSTVDPDYNLSKIYPAGFTPRFGQDDNDFSLTGGLRSAGDGAFSYDLSASYGRNQIEYFMSDSINASLGSASPTSFDIGTLTQTEFNLNADFVYLASLGFLADDLTFAFGAERRNEKYEIGQGEYASYAVGPLAAEGFPSGSNGFPGFSPDQSGSSDQTSYAAYVDVEAPLTDRWTVGGAVRYEDYSEFGSSTTGKLSTRFELTPGLALRATASTGFRAPTPGQLFSERTSQGLDTTTLNIFTSGRFSPQGAVAKVISQRDGVDIRALEPEESDNITAGLAWNSNFGLTATLDLYQIDVTNRLSTSATFAVTDAERAEFVALGVAGAESITRVNFFQNDFDTRTKGLDLVMAYNFAFGPGEVNLTGAYNYNKTDVTGGDFAANTTSADRFEKGIPEHTANLQANYTVGKWDMFGRMRYYGEWRDYSGNSTGDIFQDFGAMVLFDLGATYQVNNNLSVRVGAENVFDKYPNEATYQASRGLIYSRNAPYDTDGGQYYVRLDLSF encoded by the coding sequence ATGAAAACTTCGATCAGCCTGCGCAAGGCGCTTGTTCTGACTGCATCGGGTGTAGCCCTTTGCTTCAGCAACGCGGCGCTCGCCCAAACCGCCGCCGGACAGGATGACACCAGCGTCCAGGAGACGGTCATCATCACCGGCACGCGCGGGGCCCCGCGCACGGCTTTCGACAGTCTCGCGCCGGTGGATGTCATCTCCGAAAAAGCCATCGACCTGACAGCGTCTGACGAAGTCATGGACACGCTGTCCCAGCTCGTGCCATCCTTCAATGTGAAACGCCTTCCGATGGCGGACGGTCAGGTTTTCGTTCGTCCGGCCAGCCTGCGTTCGCTTTCAGCCGATCACACACTGGTCCTGATCAACGGCAAGCGTATGCACCGCTCCGCGCTGCTCGGTTCCAACGGTGCACAGGCACCGGACCTTGCCCAGATCCCGTCCTATGCGATCAAGCAGATTGAAGTATTGCGCGATGGCGCGTCGGCCCAGTATGGTTCCGATGCTATCGCCGGTGTGATCAACATCATTCTCGACGATGAACCCGGCACGAATGCCTTTGCCCAGGCCGGTCAGTACTATGAAGGCGACGGCGAGCAATACCGCATTGGTGGTCAGCAGGGCTTTCAGTTCGACAATGGGTTCCTGAACCTGTCCGGCGAATACACTGATGCGCAGCCGACCTCCCGTTCGCGTCAGCGCGCCGATGCCATCGCCCTGCAGGAAGCGTTTCCGAACCTTAACGTGCCAAACCCGGTGCAGCACTGGGGGCAACCGGAACGTCAGGCCTATCGCTTTGCCCTGAATGGCGCATACGATTTCGCCAATAACGAGGCTTATGTTTTCAGCACCTACGGCTTCGGCACCGGGGTCACGGATTTCAACTGGCGTAATCCGCTGTCCACAAGCGCATTCGGAGACAGCACGGTCGATCCGGACTACAATCTTTCCAAAATCTATCCGGCCGGCTTCACGCCGCGCTTCGGCCAGGACGACAACGACTTCTCGCTGACCGGTGGCCTGCGGAGTGCTGGCGACGGCGCGTTCTCCTACGATCTCAGCGCGAGCTACGGCCGCAACCAGATCGAGTACTTCATGTCTGACTCGATCAACGCATCGCTCGGTTCGGCTAGCCCGACCTCCTTCGATATCGGTACGCTGACCCAGACGGAGTTTAACCTCAACGCTGATTTCGTATACCTCGCCAGCCTCGGTTTCCTGGCAGATGACCTGACCTTCGCCTTCGGTGCGGAACGCCGCAACGAAAAATACGAGATCGGCCAGGGCGAGTATGCGTCCTACGCCGTCGGCCCACTGGCCGCGGAAGGCTTCCCGTCCGGCTCCAACGGGTTCCCCGGCTTCTCGCCTGACCAGTCCGGTTCTTCGGACCAGACCAGCTACGCCGCCTATGTCGATGTTGAAGCTCCGCTCACGGACCGGTGGACAGTCGGCGGCGCCGTCCGTTATGAGGACTATTCCGAATTCGGCAGCAGCACGACGGGCAAGCTTTCGACCCGCTTCGAGCTGACACCGGGCCTGGCTCTGCGGGCGACAGCATCCACCGGCTTCCGAGCGCCGACCCCCGGCCAGCTCTTCTCGGAGCGGACCTCCCAGGGCCTCGACACGACCACGCTGAACATCTTCACCAGCGGCCGTTTCAGCCCTCAGGGCGCTGTGGCCAAAGTGATCAGCCAGCGTGACGGTGTCGACATCCGGGCGCTTGAGCCGGAAGAGTCTGACAACATCACGGCAGGTCTGGCCTGGAACTCCAATTTCGGCCTGACAGCGACGCTGGACCTCTACCAGATCGATGTCACCAACCGTCTCAGCACGTCGGCCACCTTTGCCGTCACCGATGCGGAACGTGCAGAGTTTGTGGCGCTGGGCGTTGCGGGGGCTGAAAGCATCACGCGGGTCAACTTCTTCCAGAACGATTTCGATACGCGGACCAAGGGCCTCGATCTGGTCATGGCCTACAATTTCGCGTTCGGCCCGGGGGAAGTGAACCTGACCGGTGCCTATAACTACAACAAGACCGATGTGACCGGTGGCGACTTCGCGGCGAACACCACCTCTGCTGACCGGTTCGAGAAAGGGATCCCGGAGCATACCGCAAACCTGCAGGCGAATTACACGGTCGGCAAATGGGATATGTTCGGCCGGATGCGCTACTATGGTGAGTGGCGTGACTATTCGGGCAACTCCACCGGTGACATCTTCCAGGACTTCGGCGCGATGGTGCTGTTCGATCTCGGCGCGACCTATCAGGTGAACAATAATCTGTCAGTTCGTGTCGGCGCTGAGAACGTTTTCGACAAATATCCGAACGAAGCCACCTATCAGGCGAGCCGGGGGCTGATCTATTCCCGGAATGCGCCTTATGATACCGATGGCGGCCAGTATTACGTCCGCCTCGATCTCAGCTTCTGA
- a CDS encoding 2Fe-2S iron-sulfur cluster-binding protein produces MPTLVFIDYSGEERSVEATVGETVMETAVKHSVPGIVAECGGACACATCHVYVDEAYSDCVGAPGEVEQSMLEFADGVQENSRLSCQITVTEMLDGIRITTPESQH; encoded by the coding sequence ATGCCAACCCTCGTTTTCATCGACTACTCGGGAGAAGAGCGTTCTGTTGAGGCGACAGTGGGTGAAACGGTCATGGAGACAGCGGTCAAGCATTCTGTTCCGGGTATTGTGGCAGAATGCGGTGGTGCCTGCGCGTGTGCGACCTGCCATGTCTATGTCGATGAGGCATATTCTGATTGTGTCGGCGCGCCGGGCGAGGTGGAGCAATCGATGCTTGAGTTCGCTGACGGCGTGCAGGAAAATTCGCGGTTGTCTTGTCAGATCACCGTTACCGAAATGTTGGATGGTATACGGATTACCACGCCTGAAAGCCAGCATTGA
- a CDS encoding FecR domain-containing protein, which produces MKKPLKPVPSVKSESEKALDAEARAWVLYFASGESEPEKEQAFAVWLAASSQHRAAFDQAQRLWDGIAEVDDVEDILTDQSSIMAFQPRRAMSRRLLLGGGLAAGLACAAGIGLLVLQPAQADAILLSTSRGEIRTFTLSDGSEITLGGASRVQGAFSAKARALQLVEGNAYFDIARDEGRPLTVDTGGVLVRVLGTRFEIKKRMGQVSVSVDSGHVRVMAEASAQDLRAGDRIISNAALRLGPIEPFDAEKELSWRSGRLSFVDTQLRDIVADMNQYSARPVRLAPGAPADMRLTLSFSIQQIDQVLAGLDAAYPIDVRENETEIVILEER; this is translated from the coding sequence ATGAAAAAGCCTTTGAAGCCGGTCCCGTCCGTGAAGTCCGAATCCGAAAAGGCATTGGACGCGGAAGCACGTGCCTGGGTGCTGTACTTTGCCTCTGGCGAAAGCGAGCCGGAGAAGGAGCAGGCTTTTGCCGTATGGCTCGCGGCGTCCTCGCAGCACCGTGCGGCGTTCGACCAAGCCCAACGGCTGTGGGATGGGATTGCCGAAGTCGATGATGTCGAGGATATTCTGACAGACCAGAGCAGTATCATGGCATTCCAGCCGCGACGGGCGATGTCGCGCCGCCTGCTTCTGGGCGGTGGCCTTGCCGCCGGCCTCGCCTGCGCCGCCGGGATTGGTCTGCTGGTCCTCCAGCCAGCCCAGGCAGATGCCATTCTGCTCTCCACCTCGCGGGGTGAGATCAGAACGTTCACCTTGTCGGATGGCAGTGAGATCACACTTGGCGGCGCCAGCCGTGTCCAGGGTGCATTCTCTGCGAAAGCAAGAGCGCTCCAGCTGGTCGAAGGCAATGCCTATTTCGACATTGCGCGCGACGAGGGCCGTCCGCTGACCGTCGATACAGGTGGTGTGCTGGTTCGGGTTCTTGGCACCCGGTTTGAAATCAAGAAACGGATGGGACAGGTTTCTGTGTCTGTCGATAGCGGACATGTTCGCGTCATGGCTGAAGCCAGTGCGCAGGACCTGCGGGCCGGAGACCGGATCATATCCAATGCTGCGCTGCGCCTCGGCCCGATTGAGCCGTTCGATGCCGAGAAGGAATTGTCCTGGCGGTCAGGCCGGTTGTCCTTCGTAGATACGCAGCTCCGAGATATTGTCGCGGACATGAACCAGTATAGCGCCCGGCCGGTCAGGCTCGCGCCCGGTGCACCGGCGGACATGCGCCTCACCCTGTCTTTCTCGATCCAGCAGATTGATCAGGTGTTGGCAGGCCTGGACGCGGCTTATCCGATCGACGTGCGCGAAAACGAAACGGAAATCGTGATCCTGGAAGAACGCTGA
- a CDS encoding acyl-CoA dehydrogenase family protein codes for MQLEFTSAEKAFQQEVRDFLADKLTADLRDYAARMTSVYADKDINLAWQAILHERGWAAPSWPVEFGGCDWTIAQHYIFDLELARAGAPPLSPMGIGMCGPAIIGYGTRAQKDYYLPRILSGEDFWCQGYSEPQAGSDLAALTMPTIDDGDDLICNGQKLWTTHADVANKCFCLVRTDGRGKRQEGITFLLIDMDAPGVRVDPIVMISGEHIQNTIFFTDVRVPKENIIGQMNQGWEVAKYLLEFERGGSSYAPKLLQRIRQLRRLASDIEHCDPDFVSALSDTEIACAALEAAEIQFVSELSGGGSPGLKASMMKILGTELSQRLTELALDLAGVYALPFQPHHTCPGGPVLDGPPNHLPLVGPAGCVTASAKYFNDRAGSIYAGSNEIQHNILAKHGLGL; via the coding sequence ATGCAGCTCGAGTTTACATCCGCTGAGAAAGCATTCCAGCAAGAGGTTCGCGACTTTCTCGCCGATAAGCTGACCGCCGACTTGCGGGATTACGCTGCCCGCATGACCAGTGTCTATGCTGACAAGGACATCAACCTGGCCTGGCAGGCCATCCTGCATGAACGAGGCTGGGCTGCGCCATCCTGGCCGGTCGAGTTTGGCGGTTGCGACTGGACCATTGCGCAGCACTATATATTTGACCTGGAGCTCGCGCGTGCCGGGGCCCCGCCGCTTTCTCCCATGGGTATCGGTATGTGCGGTCCCGCCATCATCGGTTATGGAACGCGCGCCCAAAAGGATTACTATTTACCGCGAATTCTGTCGGGAGAAGATTTCTGGTGCCAGGGTTATTCTGAGCCACAGGCAGGATCAGACCTTGCCGCCTTAACCATGCCGACCATAGATGATGGTGATGATTTGATCTGCAATGGCCAAAAGCTGTGGACCACGCATGCTGACGTTGCCAACAAGTGTTTCTGCCTGGTGCGCACAGACGGGCGTGGGAAACGCCAGGAAGGGATCACCTTCCTCCTGATAGACATGGACGCGCCGGGTGTCCGGGTCGATCCGATCGTCATGATTTCAGGCGAGCACATTCAAAACACGATATTCTTCACTGACGTTCGGGTGCCGAAGGAGAATATTATCGGACAAATGAACCAGGGCTGGGAGGTTGCGAAATACCTTCTGGAATTCGAACGTGGCGGTTCTTCCTACGCCCCGAAGCTCTTGCAGCGGATCCGGCAGCTCCGGCGCCTGGCATCAGACATAGAGCATTGCGATCCTGACTTCGTGTCTGCACTTTCAGATACCGAAATTGCCTGCGCCGCGCTCGAAGCAGCCGAAATACAATTCGTCTCGGAGCTCTCCGGAGGTGGGTCTCCGGGCCTTAAGGCATCTATGATGAAAATCCTCGGAACCGAGCTGAGCCAGAGACTGACCGAGCTCGCCCTGGATCTGGCTGGCGTCTACGCCCTACCCTTCCAGCCGCATCATACATGCCCTGGAGGTCCGGTCCTTGACGGACCACCTAACCACTTGCCGCTGGTCGGTCCTGCTGGCTGTGTGACTGCGAGCGCGAAATATTTCAATGATCGGGCTGGCTCGATCTATGCCGGATCCAATGAGATTCAGCACAACATTCTCGCCAAGCACGGCCTCGGACTTTAG
- a CDS encoding CoA transferase: MTQQEKAPNHPQAMLSGVRVLDMTSVVFGPYATRILSDLGAEVIKVEPPEGDAFRLSGKPAKSPGMSPGHHALNAGKRSVALDLKVPADAESMRKLIVSSDIFIHNVRKDAINRLGFSLEDVRQINPEIIYIHCVGFGSDGPYGDLQAYDDVIQAASGTATLAGRVDGTGAARYLPSLIADKVAGLHGAQATLAAYIHKLRTGESQFVEVPMFEAFTQFMLVEHLGGLTFDPPNAPVCYNRQIDPDRQPFPTADGFISIVPYTAASWPVVFSVLGDPDFLEHPDRNTPRLQFKNQDQLYQRTAELTPSRTTQDWLERFRAARIPCMAVRDMADILEDPHLQASGFFRRREHPTEGGVIEMTPPIRYERYTPDMPRPAPRTGEHSEEIHSELDEAHPINSGATN, encoded by the coding sequence ATGACTCAACAGGAAAAGGCTCCAAATCACCCTCAGGCGATGCTTTCGGGCGTTCGTGTTCTGGACATGACAAGTGTCGTGTTTGGCCCGTATGCCACCCGGATTCTCTCTGATCTTGGCGCAGAAGTGATCAAGGTGGAGCCACCTGAAGGAGACGCCTTCCGTCTTTCTGGCAAACCGGCGAAATCCCCGGGTATGAGTCCGGGCCATCACGCCCTGAATGCAGGCAAGCGGTCGGTTGCACTCGATCTCAAGGTTCCCGCAGACGCCGAATCCATGCGAAAACTCATCGTATCAAGCGACATTTTTATCCACAATGTCCGAAAGGATGCGATCAATCGTCTTGGCTTCAGCCTTGAGGACGTACGCCAGATCAATCCGGAGATCATCTATATTCACTGTGTAGGGTTTGGCTCCGACGGTCCATATGGTGACCTGCAGGCGTATGATGATGTCATCCAGGCAGCGTCGGGAACGGCAACGCTTGCGGGGCGGGTTGATGGGACAGGTGCAGCCCGGTACCTGCCCTCCCTGATCGCGGACAAGGTCGCCGGACTACATGGTGCGCAGGCTACGTTGGCTGCCTACATTCACAAGCTCAGAACCGGTGAGAGCCAGTTCGTTGAGGTTCCGATGTTCGAGGCCTTTACCCAGTTCATGCTGGTCGAACACCTGGGCGGACTGACATTCGATCCACCGAATGCACCGGTCTGTTACAACAGGCAGATTGATCCAGACCGGCAACCTTTTCCGACAGCGGATGGTTTTATCTCCATCGTCCCTTATACAGCGGCATCATGGCCAGTCGTGTTCAGCGTGCTTGGCGATCCGGACTTTCTCGAGCACCCGGACAGGAACACCCCGCGTCTCCAGTTCAAGAATCAGGACCAGCTCTACCAGCGAACCGCCGAACTGACACCGTCGCGGACGACACAGGACTGGCTGGAACGGTTCCGGGCGGCCAGAATTCCCTGCATGGCAGTCCGGGACATGGCGGACATCCTGGAAGACCCTCATCTTCAGGCGTCAGGCTTCTTTCGCCGTCGCGAACATCCAACCGAAGGGGGCGTGATCGAAATGACACCCCCTATCCGGTATGAACGCTACACACCCGACATGCCGCGACCAGCACCTCGAACGGGCGAACATAGCGAAGAAATACATAGCGAGCTTGACGAGGCACACCCCATCAATTCCGGCGCGACCAATTGA